A single region of the Paludibacter jiangxiensis genome encodes:
- a CDS encoding Lrp/AsnC family transcriptional regulator — MAHTLDKLDRKILHYISQNARTPFLEIARECNVSGAAIHQRVQKLVNQGVIRNSEFVIDQYKVGYQTCAYIGIVLKNNIEFQAVVDHIKEIPEIVECHYTTGKYAMFIKMYAKDNRHLLRLILDKISTIPGVANTETFQLSLEEIFRRQLSTFGVDEEK; from the coding sequence ATGGCACACACATTAGACAAACTGGATCGTAAAATTTTGCATTATATATCTCAAAACGCAAGGACACCTTTCTTAGAAATAGCCAGAGAATGCAATGTGTCCGGTGCTGCCATTCACCAAAGGGTACAAAAACTTGTTAACCAGGGTGTAATACGTAATTCGGAATTTGTTATAGATCAATACAAAGTTGGTTATCAAACATGCGCTTACATAGGCATTGTGTTGAAAAACAATATTGAGTTCCAGGCGGTAGTTGATCATATTAAAGAGATTCCTGAAATTGTAGAGTGTCATTACACTACCGGGAAATATGCGATGTTTATAAAGATGTATGCCAAAGACAATCGTCATTTATTACGATTGATTCTCGATAAAATATCTACCATTCCGGGCGTTGCAAACACAGAAACTTTTCAACTTTCGCTTGAAGAAATTTTCCGTCGCCAACTATCTACATTTGGTGTAGACGAAGAAAAATAA
- a CDS encoding lysophospholipid acyltransferase family protein translates to MISFEEFSSQIPVFRTLIGRPLGKMVYNILGLGKVHRVYEAAKNNSSDGNGFIDEVYRLFGVETVVENPEALKYFTENEKFVTVSNHPYGTYDGMSLVRVISSVRPDIKGITNFLLSKVEPISHHFIPVNPFEKSTSNRSSLPGLRVAMNHLNEGHPLFFFPSGQVSKIVKWFRIGDREWQLPTVKLIQKSGVPVIPVYFEGHNSWRFLLIGLIHPILRTAFIPAELNNKKGKKIRLRIGEPITVEEQKQYKKPEDFGKFLYRKTYELKQQ, encoded by the coding sequence GTGATAAGTTTTGAGGAGTTTAGCAGTCAGATTCCTGTATTCAGAACGCTGATAGGAAGACCATTAGGTAAAATGGTTTATAATATTTTGGGACTTGGAAAAGTCCACAGAGTATATGAAGCAGCAAAAAATAACTCTTCTGACGGAAATGGGTTTATTGACGAAGTTTACAGACTATTTGGCGTGGAAACGGTTGTTGAAAACCCGGAAGCTCTGAAATATTTTACCGAAAACGAGAAGTTTGTAACAGTTTCCAATCATCCTTACGGAACATATGACGGGATGTCGTTGGTGCGTGTTATCAGCAGTGTTCGTCCTGACATAAAAGGAATTACAAATTTTCTTCTGAGTAAGGTAGAACCTATATCTCATCATTTTATTCCTGTCAATCCCTTCGAAAAATCGACCAGCAATCGCTCCAGTCTGCCTGGTTTGCGCGTTGCTATGAATCATTTGAACGAAGGCCATCCTCTTTTTTTCTTTCCTTCGGGACAGGTTTCTAAAATTGTAAAATGGTTTCGGATTGGTGACCGCGAATGGCAGTTGCCTACCGTAAAGCTTATTCAGAAGTCGGGTGTGCCTGTTATTCCTGTCTATTTTGAGGGACATAACAGTTGGCGTTTTTTACTGATAGGATTGATTCATCCCATATTGAGAACGGCTTTTATTCCTGCGGAATTGAATAATAAGAAAGGAAAGAAGATTCGCCTCCGCATTGGCGAACCGATTACTGTGGAAGAGCAAAAACAGTATAAGAAACCTGAAGATTTCG
- a CDS encoding LemA family protein — MKKGLIILVAVVAVIAIFIFWGVGKYNGFVSQEEGVKAQWSNVENVYQRRADLIPNLVATVKGYATHEEKTLTEVIEARAKATSVTIDPTKLNESNIAAFQKAQDGLSGALSRLMVSVEQYPNLKANENFLALQSQLEGTENRIAVERRKYNEAAQAFNASIRKFPANIIAGMGSFEQKGYFKASEGAEKAPQVKF, encoded by the coding sequence ATGAAAAAAGGATTGATTATTTTGGTGGCAGTTGTAGCTGTAATTGCCATATTTATTTTTTGGGGAGTGGGAAAATACAATGGCTTTGTATCTCAGGAAGAAGGTGTTAAAGCTCAGTGGTCTAATGTGGAAAACGTGTATCAGCGTCGTGCCGACCTGATTCCGAACCTGGTAGCAACCGTGAAAGGTTATGCCACACATGAAGAAAAAACCTTGACCGAAGTAATTGAAGCACGTGCGAAAGCAACTTCAGTAACTATTGATCCTACAAAGCTGAATGAAAGCAATATAGCTGCTTTTCAGAAGGCTCAGGACGGTCTTTCAGGCGCTTTGTCGCGTTTGATGGTAAGTGTGGAACAATATCCTAACCTGAAAGCTAATGAAAACTTCCTGGCTTTGCAATCGCAACTGGAAGGAACGGAAAACCGTATTGCGGTTGAACGTCGAAAATATAATGAAGCAGCTCAAGCGTTTAATGCTTCTATTCGTAAGTTTCCTGCTAACATAATTGCAGGTATGGGTAGCTTTGAACAAAAGGGTTATTTCAAAGCTTCTGAAGGCGCAGAAAAAGCACCTCAGGTTAAGTTCTAA
- the mnmA gene encoding tRNA 2-thiouridine(34) synthase MnmA, with product MNIAALVSGGVDSSVMVHLLKESGYDPTIFYIRIGMEEEDGFIDCPSEEDIEITTYIAKKYGCKYEEVSLHEEYWENVVSYTIEAVKRGLTPNPDMMCNKLIKFGCFEQNWGKEFDKTATGHYARTAEVDGKTYLATAADHVKDQTYFLGQIDYLQVSKLMFPIGHLQKSEVRQIAADAKLPSAERKDSQGICFLGKINYNDFIRRYLGEKEGKIVELETGKILGTHKGYWFHTIGQRRGLRLGGGPWFVVKKNVEENIVYVSNGYDPETQYGKVINLQGFQFITEDWWGNFEGEKDINFKIRHTPEFTKGKLVKINDIYRIYSDDKIQGIASGQFGVIYDNDAQLCLGSGMII from the coding sequence ATGAACATTGCCGCATTAGTTTCAGGAGGAGTGGACAGTTCCGTGATGGTACATCTGCTCAAAGAATCGGGTTATGATCCTACTATTTTTTACATTCGCATCGGAATGGAAGAAGAAGATGGATTCATCGATTGCCCGTCAGAAGAAGACATTGAAATTACTACATACATAGCCAAAAAATACGGCTGCAAATACGAAGAAGTTTCTCTTCACGAGGAATACTGGGAAAACGTTGTAAGTTACACTATTGAAGCCGTTAAACGTGGCTTGACACCCAACCCGGACATGATGTGCAACAAGCTGATTAAGTTTGGTTGCTTTGAACAAAACTGGGGTAAAGAGTTCGACAAAACAGCCACCGGACACTATGCCCGCACCGCAGAAGTTGATGGAAAAACTTATCTTGCCACTGCTGCCGATCATGTGAAAGATCAGACCTATTTTTTAGGACAAATTGATTACCTGCAAGTTAGCAAACTGATGTTTCCTATCGGACACCTGCAAAAAAGCGAAGTACGTCAAATTGCCGCAGATGCCAAACTTCCAAGTGCCGAACGTAAAGATAGCCAAGGTATCTGCTTTTTGGGTAAAATCAATTACAACGATTTCATTCGTCGTTACCTTGGCGAAAAAGAGGGAAAAATTGTTGAACTGGAAACCGGAAAAATTCTGGGCACGCACAAAGGATATTGGTTTCACACCATCGGCCAGCGCAGAGGCTTGCGATTGGGTGGGGGACCTTGGTTTGTGGTAAAAAAGAATGTAGAAGAAAATATAGTTTACGTTTCAAATGGTTATGATCCTGAAACACAATATGGTAAAGTAATCAATTTGCAGGGATTCCAGTTTATCACCGAAGATTGGTGGGGTAATTTTGAAGGAGAAAAAGATATTAATTTCAAAATTCGTCACACTCCCGAATTTACCAAAGGGAAACTGGTTAAAATAAACGATATCTACCGCATTTACTCTGATGACAAAATTCAGGGCATTGCTTCGGGACAATTTGGCGTTATTTACGACAACGACGCTCAACTTTGTTTGGGAAGCGGTATGATCATCTGA
- a CDS encoding type 1 glutamine amidotransferase, producing the protein MKKILIVRNESSEGGGLLYEVLREMNISADEIDLAGGMPFPSPLDYGALIVLGGPDSANDTTEKMTAEIARIQEALKAGIPYLGICLGLQTLVKSAGGKVVKSPVKETGFRGPDGQLFRIELTQAGKNDPLFENLGDNFPVFQLHGETVEPTDSMTVLGIGKLCRNQIVKVADKAYGIQCHFELTREMFVQWMDEVDDLKAIDQEKCVEDFCSFFEEYMFTGKQLFRNFLKISGLA; encoded by the coding sequence ATGAAGAAAATACTAATCGTTAGAAACGAAAGCAGCGAAGGTGGCGGGTTACTTTACGAGGTACTCCGCGAAATGAACATTTCTGCCGATGAAATCGATCTTGCCGGAGGAATGCCCTTCCCTTCCCCACTCGATTACGGTGCTTTGATCGTGCTTGGCGGTCCGGACAGCGCCAACGACACCACAGAAAAGATGACCGCCGAAATAGCCCGCATTCAGGAGGCACTGAAAGCCGGAATTCCGTATTTGGGAATCTGTCTCGGATTGCAAACTTTGGTGAAATCGGCCGGTGGAAAGGTGGTAAAAAGCCCCGTAAAAGAGACTGGTTTTCGCGGACCTGATGGACAACTGTTCCGCATAGAACTGACCCAAGCAGGTAAAAACGATCCACTTTTTGAAAACCTTGGAGACAATTTCCCTGTTTTTCAACTGCACGGAGAAACGGTGGAACCTACTGATTCAATGACTGTTTTGGGAATCGGAAAACTTTGCCGTAATCAAATTGTGAAAGTTGCTGATAAAGCCTATGGTATTCAGTGCCATTTTGAACTGACCCGCGAAATGTTTGTGCAGTGGATGGATGAAGTAGATGACCTGAAAGCCATCGATCAGGAGAAATGTGTGGAAGATTTTTGCTCCTTCTTCGAAGAATACATGTTTACCGGCAAACAACTGTTCCGCAATTTTTTGAAAATATCCGGTTTAGCATAA
- a CDS encoding phosphatase PAP2 family protein has translation MKTIIITFISVFVLVNQLEAQTIETKWLHSINTGSGTFLNNSSKFLSNSDAYIAVGVPIFILTSGYLSKNEEEVKNGWYIASSLVVSSAFTMALKYSINRSRPYKTYPGYIIPSGTEGSPSFPSGHTSMAFSIATSLSISYPKWYVIAPSMLWATSVGYSRMNLGVHYPSDVAAGAILGAGSAWLTYKANQWLHKPIERVTKRSMEWLH, from the coding sequence ATGAAAACTATAATTATTACTTTTATTTCTGTTTTTGTTTTAGTTAATCAATTAGAAGCTCAGACTATTGAGACCAAATGGCTGCATTCAATTAACACTGGGTCAGGTACTTTTTTGAATAATTCCAGTAAATTTTTATCCAATTCAGATGCTTATATTGCAGTAGGTGTTCCCATATTTATTCTGACAAGTGGCTATTTGTCTAAGAATGAAGAAGAGGTAAAAAATGGCTGGTATATAGCTTCATCGTTGGTTGTTTCAAGTGCTTTTACAATGGCATTGAAATACAGCATAAATCGTTCTCGACCTTATAAAACGTATCCGGGTTATATTATTCCAAGTGGGACCGAAGGAAGTCCTTCTTTTCCATCAGGACACACTTCAATGGCATTTTCCATTGCTACTTCTTTGAGTATCAGTTATCCTAAATGGTATGTAATTGCTCCGTCCATGTTATGGGCAACTTCGGTAGGTTATTCCCGAATGAATCTCGGAGTGCATTATCCTTCGGATGTGGCTGCAGGAGCTATTTTAGGAGCCGGTAGTGCATGGTTAACCTATAAGGCAAACCAATGGCTCCATAAACCTATAGAACGCGTTACAAAGCGTTCTATGGAGTGGTTGCATTAA
- a CDS encoding DUF4403 family protein, whose product MRKYSYLFLFLILFLSACGSSQLLIDKPTENYIPPTIENKTSTIGISLDIDVQDLEKSINGYLKNIIYEDNNLSDDNLRLKVWKQQDIHFNITGNKINCTIPLKIWVETGFKKTILGATIQQYYQATGGITINLSSTYQLQNDWKITTSTKINNFNWTERPTVKVAGIEMPVTMIANLTLKALQQKINKSIDAAITKNMDVRQIMTKTWSVAQKPIQVNKNYDVWLKVTPKSILSTPMVANGSHVNFNLGMNAQIETSVGSQIKNNGVNNLPDYQYVSAIKPEFNLLLNVNLDYKELTDIASKQIVGRTFNQGSKHITIDKVKFYGHNDLLVVETHVVGSANGTVYCVGKLAFDNVNQTLSVTNFDFDMKTKNVLVKSANWLMHNRFLKMIEPYLTISMKDQINDIVKTSNEMLINYELIKGINLSGKLVKNNFDAITITPNAIVVSGQLSGNLKLKINELQF is encoded by the coding sequence ATGAGGAAATATAGTTATCTTTTTCTTTTTTTAATTCTATTTCTTTCAGCGTGTGGAAGTTCTCAGCTGTTAATTGATAAACCGACTGAAAATTATATTCCTCCTACCATTGAAAACAAAACATCAACCATCGGTATTTCTCTCGATATTGATGTTCAGGATCTCGAAAAAAGCATTAATGGCTATTTGAAAAATATTATTTATGAAGATAACAACCTGTCTGATGACAACTTACGTCTGAAAGTATGGAAACAGCAGGATATTCATTTTAACATTACCGGAAACAAAATAAACTGCACTATTCCTCTCAAAATTTGGGTTGAAACCGGATTCAAAAAAACAATTCTCGGTGCTACAATCCAGCAATATTATCAGGCAACCGGCGGAATTACCATCAATTTAAGTTCTACTTACCAGCTTCAAAACGATTGGAAAATAACTACTTCCACAAAGATTAATAATTTTAACTGGACTGAAAGACCTACTGTAAAAGTTGCAGGCATAGAAATGCCGGTTACAATGATTGCTAACCTCACTCTGAAGGCTTTACAACAAAAAATCAATAAGTCTATTGATGCCGCCATTACTAAAAATATGGATGTCCGTCAGATTATGACTAAAACCTGGTCGGTTGCTCAAAAGCCTATTCAGGTAAATAAAAACTACGATGTTTGGTTGAAGGTTACACCCAAAAGCATCCTTTCTACTCCAATGGTGGCCAACGGATCTCATGTAAATTTCAATCTTGGAATGAATGCTCAGATTGAGACCTCGGTAGGAAGCCAGATTAAAAATAATGGCGTTAATAATTTACCTGATTATCAATATGTTTCAGCTATAAAGCCAGAATTTAATCTTTTACTTAACGTCAATCTTGATTACAAAGAATTAACCGACATTGCATCCAAACAAATTGTTGGCAGAACTTTTAATCAGGGAAGCAAACACATAACCATTGATAAGGTTAAATTTTATGGTCACAATGATTTATTGGTTGTTGAAACGCATGTAGTGGGTAGTGCCAACGGAACGGTTTATTGTGTGGGAAAACTGGCTTTCGACAATGTCAATCAAACATTGAGTGTTACCAATTTCGATTTTGATATGAAAACGAAAAATGTTTTGGTAAAAAGTGCCAATTGGCTGATGCACAATAGATTTTTGAAAATGATAGAACCTTATCTGACTATTTCAATGAAAGATCAGATAAACGATATTGTGAAAACAAGCAACGAAATGCTGATAAATTACGAATTGATTAAAGGAATAAATCTTAGCGGAAAACTTGTAAAAAACAATTTCGACGCAATAACCATCACGCCGAATGCTATCGTTGTAAGCGGCCAACTCTCCGGAAACCTCAAATTAAAAATCAACGAACTTCAGTTTTAA
- a CDS encoding TPM domain-containing protein, translating to MDVTEFFSLHEQGEIMEAIAEAEKNTSGEIRVHLENYCFGNALKRATKVFKKLGMANTAQHNGVLFYLAVKSKKLAIVGDSGIHEHVKQHFWDELKSSMLDMFAENHYKEGLTSGILATGQKLKEYFPYQSDDVNELPDEISFGKH from the coding sequence ATGGATGTTACTGAATTTTTTTCTCTTCACGAGCAGGGAGAAATCATGGAAGCGATTGCCGAAGCTGAAAAAAATACATCCGGCGAAATACGTGTTCATCTCGAAAATTATTGCTTTGGCAATGCGTTGAAGCGTGCCACAAAAGTTTTTAAGAAGCTTGGAATGGCTAACACGGCACAGCACAATGGAGTGTTGTTTTATCTGGCTGTTAAAAGCAAAAAACTGGCAATTGTGGGCGATAGCGGGATACACGAACATGTAAAGCAACATTTTTGGGATGAACTGAAATCCAGTATGTTGGATATGTTTGCAGAAAATCATTACAAAGAGGGGTTGACATCAGGAATTCTTGCAACCGGTCAAAAATTGAAAGAGTATTTTCCTTACCAAAGTGATGATGTGAACGAATTGCCGGACGAAATTTCATTTGGAAAACATTGA
- a CDS encoding TPM domain-containing protein: MRTIKYIAVLLLLLLGQMSFAQDFPKRPDPPRLVNDLANLFSPEQANALERKLVAYNDSTSTQIAVVTISDIKGYDITDFTDRLAMDWKVGQKGINNGLMILIVPKQANGERGHVRISVGYGLEEHITDAISSKIINDVMIPEFRNNNVYGGVNKGVDVVIGICSGQFKADQIKKKDKNYSWIFFLIPLFILFIIGFVRRNRYSSYGSNGSGGGAPFIFFPGFGGGGGDFGGSGGSDFGGFGGFGGGDFGGGGASGSW, encoded by the coding sequence ATGAGAACTATAAAATATATAGCAGTTTTATTGCTTTTGCTGTTGGGGCAAATGTCATTTGCTCAGGATTTTCCGAAACGTCCCGATCCGCCACGTTTGGTAAACGATTTGGCAAACCTTTTTTCTCCGGAACAAGCCAATGCTCTTGAAAGAAAATTAGTAGCCTACAATGATTCAACTTCCACACAAATTGCTGTTGTAACCATCAGTGATATAAAAGGATATGACATTACCGATTTTACGGATCGTTTGGCGATGGACTGGAAAGTGGGGCAAAAGGGTATCAACAACGGTTTGATGATTCTGATTGTTCCCAAACAGGCGAATGGTGAGCGTGGACATGTGCGTATTTCCGTCGGATATGGTTTGGAAGAGCACATCACCGACGCCATTTCGAGTAAAATTATCAACGATGTGATGATTCCTGAATTCCGCAATAATAATGTTTATGGTGGTGTAAATAAAGGAGTTGACGTTGTTATCGGGATCTGTTCCGGACAGTTCAAAGCCGATCAGATAAAGAAAAAGGATAAAAACTACTCATGGATATTCTTTCTGATTCCACTCTTTATTCTGTTTATAATCGGGTTTGTTCGTAGAAACCGTTATTCCAGCTACGGTTCAAATGGCTCCGGTGGTGGCGCACCTTTCATCTTTTTCCCCGGATTTGGCGGTGGCGGCGGTGATTTTGGAGGCAGCGGAGGCTCCGATTTTGGAGGTTTTGGTGGCTTTGGCGGCGGCGATTTCGGTGGCGGCGGTGCCAGCGGTAGCTGGTAA
- a CDS encoding peptidase U32 family protein gives MAPAGSWESLTAAIQGGADAVYFGIEKLNMRSRSSNNFTTEDLKEIVATCQKNNVKSYLTLNTILYDEDLQLMREIVDTAKEAGVSAIIASDVAAMTYANRVGVEVHLSTQLNISNAESLRFYAQFADVVVLARELNMDQVKAIHEKIVEENICGTKGELVRIEMFCHGALCMAVSGKCYLSLHEMNASANRGACMQVCRRGYTVKDKESNIELDIENQYIMSPKDLKTIHFLNKMIDSGVRVFKIEGRARSAEYVRTVVECYKQAIQAYLDNSFTDEKVAAWDERLKKVFNRGFWDGYYLGQRLGEWSKNYGSEATKKKIYVGKVTNYFANIGVAECLIETQSVKIGDEIIITGPTTGCYEDTLSEIRVDLKPVDEAKKGDYFSIAVKDKVRRNDKLFKWEDNKITK, from the coding sequence ATGGCACCGGCCGGTTCATGGGAATCGCTCACGGCAGCCATTCAGGGAGGAGCCGATGCCGTCTATTTTGGTATCGAAAAGCTGAACATGCGTTCGCGCTCATCCAACAATTTTACCACCGAAGATCTCAAAGAGATTGTAGCTACCTGCCAAAAGAACAACGTAAAAAGTTACCTGACTCTCAATACAATACTGTATGATGAAGATCTTCAACTAATGCGCGAAATAGTGGACACTGCCAAAGAAGCAGGTGTTTCGGCCATTATTGCATCCGACGTGGCAGCCATGACTTATGCCAATCGGGTAGGGGTGGAAGTGCATCTTTCCACACAGTTGAATATTTCCAATGCAGAATCTTTGCGTTTTTATGCTCAGTTTGCCGATGTGGTGGTACTTGCCCGCGAACTCAATATGGATCAGGTGAAAGCTATCCACGAAAAAATCGTTGAAGAAAATATTTGCGGCACAAAAGGAGAACTGGTACGCATCGAAATGTTCTGTCACGGAGCGCTTTGCATGGCTGTTTCGGGCAAATGTTACCTGAGCCTCCACGAAATGAATGCGTCGGCCAACCGGGGTGCGTGCATGCAGGTTTGTCGTCGTGGATATACGGTAAAAGACAAAGAATCGAACATTGAACTGGACATTGAAAACCAGTACATTATGTCGCCAAAAGATTTGAAAACCATTCATTTCCTGAACAAAATGATCGATTCGGGTGTGCGTGTTTTCAAAATAGAAGGACGTGCCCGCAGCGCCGAATATGTGCGAACGGTTGTGGAATGTTACAAACAGGCTATTCAGGCTTATCTGGACAATAGTTTCACCGATGAAAAAGTTGCTGCCTGGGACGAACGGTTGAAAAAAGTCTTTAACCGTGGTTTCTGGGACGGATACTATCTGGGACAACGTTTGGGCGAATGGAGTAAAAACTATGGTTCGGAAGCCACCAAAAAAAAGATTTACGTAGGCAAGGTGACCAACTATTTTGCCAACATCGGTGTTGCCGAATGCCTGATAGAGACACAATCGGTAAAAATAGGAGATGAAATCATCATAACCGGTCCCACAACGGGTTGCTACGAAGATACATTGTCCGAAATCCGTGTTGATCTAAAACCGGTAGATGAAGCCAAAAAGGGAGATTATTTCTCTATTGCCGTTAAAGATAAAGTAAGACGTAACGACAAACTTTTCAAATGGGAGGATAATAAAATCACTAAATAA
- the nadA gene encoding quinolinate synthase NadA produces the protein MNIKECWLKSGFANEAIPENTDLVAEIARLKKEKNAVIMAHYYQTGDIQDIADVIGDSLALAQWATKVEADIIVMCGVHFMGETVKILSSEKKVLVPDLNAGCSLAESCPADKFEEFVKAHPDHTVISYVNTTAAVKTLTDVVVTSSNARKIVDSFPKDAKLIFGPDRNLGNYINSVTGRSMLLWDGACHVHEQFSLEKILLLKKEHPNALILAHPECQSVVLKVADEIGSTLALLNFTKTSDAKEFIVATESGIIHEMRKYSPDKTFIPAPPIDSTCGCNDCNFMKLNTMEKIYNCLKYEFPEITIEESVRVKAEKPIRKMLELS, from the coding sequence ATGAATATAAAAGAATGTTGGTTGAAAAGTGGATTTGCCAATGAAGCTATTCCCGAAAATACAGATCTTGTAGCCGAAATAGCCCGTCTTAAAAAAGAAAAGAATGCTGTCATTATGGCTCACTACTACCAAACTGGTGATATACAAGATATTGCAGATGTTATTGGTGATAGCCTTGCTTTGGCTCAATGGGCAACCAAGGTTGAAGCTGATATTATTGTGATGTGTGGTGTTCATTTCATGGGTGAAACGGTTAAAATATTGAGTTCTGAAAAAAAGGTTTTAGTGCCTGATTTGAATGCCGGCTGTTCTCTGGCTGAAAGTTGTCCTGCCGATAAATTTGAAGAGTTTGTAAAGGCTCATCCCGATCATACGGTTATTTCGTATGTAAATACCACTGCTGCCGTCAAAACTTTGACGGATGTGGTTGTGACATCGAGTAACGCCCGTAAAATAGTAGATAGCTTTCCCAAAGATGCAAAATTAATCTTTGGTCCGGATCGTAATCTTGGAAATTATATCAACAGCGTGACAGGTCGTTCAATGCTCTTATGGGATGGAGCTTGTCATGTTCATGAACAATTTTCGTTGGAAAAAATTCTTTTGTTGAAAAAAGAACATCCGAATGCTTTGATTTTAGCACATCCTGAATGTCAGAGTGTTGTTTTGAAAGTGGCCGATGAAATAGGATCAACTCTTGCTTTATTGAATTTCACGAAAACATCGGATGCTAAAGAATTTATTGTGGCTACAGAAAGTGGAATTATCCACGAAATGAGAAAATACAGTCCTGATAAAACGTTTATTCCTGCTCCTCCTATCGATAGTACTTGTGGTTGTAACGATTGTAATTTTATGAAGCTCAATACAATGGAAAAAATTTACAATTGCCTCAAGTATGAATTTCCTGAAATTACTATTGAAGAATCGGTACGTGTGAAAGCTGAAAAACCAATCAGAAAAATGTTGGAATTGAGCTAA